One Pseudonocardia abyssalis DNA segment encodes these proteins:
- a CDS encoding polyketide synthase — translation MSASCYLIGGTRVLTQCGARLLAAGADVRGVFTDDPAALAWAAEHDIAALDPRGDLAAALSDAPFDLLFSMVNFRILTPEVLALPQVAAVNFHDGPLPAYSGSHVPAWAIHAGERRHAATWHVMAAAVDAGAVLAERWFPIRPHSTGLSLTYETAEAGIALFGELADRFAAGELPDPVDTSGRERRFFLQADRMAGGGLVHAGCSAAEAERTAKAMDFGSFPNPLGLPALVTPLGAVFARQMRIVGRSGGRPDTIVASVTGGSITLSAPDDDLVVGEFLAADGSALSGRAAAQRLGLTAGAKLPAASPEQLAAITGAVAPLRRHEPWWRRRLADVVSLPVPARDFSAADSYYGRFELAYRPSSPEETRTVVQAFLAVVARRTGARAFDVAWSTSEMLARHHAAHGLAALRVPVRFDATDPRALTDAVAQAGAKLGFAADLEIRSGLAPRPLGTDGPTFTRAVVLERAPGEEASIDPDTEVALVCVPGEAPMVCVRATWMDSDAALEFADEVEETALRALLHGDGIAVAGIPVDEPVPAGATTATVLEQFTAAATLRPAAPAVRCGERTLTYAELDAWADAVAAHLYDTGVGAGSVVGIMTDRGPELLPAMLGVLRTGAAFLPLDPTYPRERLARYVEVARAELVLTDARTLELGRALGPAVAVPRNDGSAMACPPVPTVDDLAYVLFTSGSTGEPKGVEIEHGALGNFLGGIGPVLGVSAGDRVLAHTTSAFDISLLELLLPLTVGGCVVLASREVARDPQRLAELTTGTDFAQATPSMWRLLLETGWTPHPGLTVLSGGEALPPQVAQRLVGPAAALWNLYGPTEATIWVSCHRVREVGGFLPLGEPLPGLALHVLDEELRPVAPGGTGDLFVSGVGLARGYAHRPARTAEVFGNHPRTGVRQYRTGDQVRLHDDGALEWLGRADAQVKVRGNRIEPAEIERALEGRADVTAAVVVAVAFEGRGEPQLTAYLVADGTPAKTDLDATVRLTLPEYMVPTVYVPIDALPLTGNGKTDRARLPVPTRETIIRSGAAAVAAVPAAPIAAAPTPTAPAPATPTAPVSVPTAAPSAVAAVAGPSVTAGPPAERPGAALARILGEVLGVDPLGDEDNFFDLGGDSANVTIAATALGRELGVEVSPTAIFATGTPAKLVGLLGLDAESGAGPEPAPVPEPAAPQERSGDAVAIIGMACRFPGAATPDEFWANLAAGRTHVGDAPAGHRGWAGLWTEGDEVPSGWVDGVELFDAARFGISEREARRLDPLQRMLLEVTDEALESCGHDSRTLGRNTGVFVGTIASDFPEIVAASIGHADPHTATGTAISMLANRLSHTFDWTGPSSTVDTACSSSMVALQQAALQLRAGEIDAAVVGAANLILTPSKTRSFKRNGMLSPRGVCRAFDDGADGYVRGEGAGALVLKRLADAERDGDPVLAVVRGVAVNHTGASSGFLTAPSATAQTEVIRRALTAAGVPEGGLGYIEAHGTGTQLGDLIELEALHAVLGGAARASVAVGSVKTNVGHLEPAAGMAGLIKTVLALQAGSVPASANLEVPNSRFRFEESALFVPDRTVPWAGPRVAGVSSFGFGGVNGHVVLAGAPGVPDGVEGPGLLTLSAGSAESLHVLVERLVLLLRSPHCPPLAPLCAASRRRAPAAHRFACVVESLEQLEDKLMLFLAGARTSRSSYAGTAAPGTRRTAPLPVAGDRAALDLLARRFADGEDLAPDGARAGVRFPTAPHEPTRLWLEPAAPAAWTAPGEPDGTGGLVWSRLTEADEHVVLGEETLPGAAYPGKVAALLGRTAFGLEDITFRAIVRPPTRLTGRVDGAAVVFRDGSGAMTCDAELGSPADPRPDLVPPGLAGFTAVDLDRTYRSFERDGLRYGPGFRCVRELHTAPGQAVGTLEGGTDTEPVDARLLDGAFQVALAACGAQGLYVPFAVAQLSVLGPIPRRARVYARREGGGGDLVTASLVVLDGDRPVVQVHRMTWKRITAARTADGPAAAAGPTGATPATAGTPVQPGGANGTLVQPGGSNGTLVTGVGPGGPAGTAALVPPARRGPNLVEAVTHWVAESLEVDADDLEPDVPLQEQGLDSMLAVSLAQDLRARLGVEIPVTLVLEVGTIEALVEELRTEYGVTGAPSEPSEQEPAPEVVAAPEPAAPVRSLQVAAEPAPVTDRHDIAIVGMDGVFPGAADADALWDVLIGERDCLREVPAERWNLDEYYSDDATPGTVYLRRAGFVDDLTAFDAPFFRIAPNEAKWIDPQQRHLVQSAWRAMEDAGLSGRTEGRAVGVYVGASYQHYRDQVVGDVVQTAAGLGNHNAILANRVSYFLDLHGPSMTIDTLCSSSLVALHTAVRSLRDGECEAAVVAGVHMAMSPQYFQLGSRLRSFSPTGSSRAFDNDADGFVPGEGVVTMILKPLVDARRDGDRVHAVIKGTAVNHGGRTNGLTVPNSTAQHDVVTAALRDAGVEPDTIAMLEAHGTGTPLGDPIEVDGLTRAWRRHTDRTQFCAIGSLKTNIGHLEPAAGLAGLTKILLALRHETIPPTLHVDRPNDHIRFEETPFYPATGPVPWLRGGAPRRAALSAFGMGGVNAHVVIEEAPARETVAEIEGESHVLRLTAPTEDGVRALAGRYAEHVTGHPGTGLGDLTYTANTGRTPHRFRTAVVAGTRDELVAALGAVASGTTPVVKHSHRPAPPVTFLFTGQGSQYAGMGRALYATEPVFRDAIDECAQHLPGLTDLLHGERSAELTRTDHAQAGIVATQVALVRLLAAWGVRPDHVAGHSVGELTAAWAAGVLTLPDLLRLVAQRGAAMNAQPSTGSMAVVHADADATAAALAGFGDLEIAAHNSPTNTTVSGPAESLARFRAACAHPVTPLTVSHAFHSAAMAGAVEPFAEALAATTLRAPVIPFASTLTGALHTPESAADPRSYAEAIRRPVLFAPAVRALHEVAGDGHTWWEIGPHPVLAPLTGQLLAGVSRTAPTCRTTLHRTGGAAHLHQNLVAHHNGGATQVDLAGHHAGKPHRTVSAPTYPFDRRPLSALPSPTTDDEAGHPFFDRLFSRSEES, via the coding sequence GTGAGCGCGAGCTGCTACCTCATCGGCGGGACCCGGGTGCTGACGCAGTGCGGCGCCCGGCTCCTCGCCGCGGGGGCCGACGTCCGCGGGGTGTTCACCGACGACCCCGCCGCCCTCGCCTGGGCCGCCGAGCACGACATCGCGGCCCTCGACCCGCGCGGCGACCTGGCCGCCGCCCTGTCCGACGCCCCGTTCGACCTGCTGTTCAGCATGGTCAACTTCCGCATCCTCACCCCGGAGGTGCTCGCGCTGCCGCAGGTGGCGGCGGTCAACTTCCACGACGGCCCGCTGCCCGCCTACTCCGGCAGCCACGTCCCCGCCTGGGCGATCCACGCCGGCGAGCGCCGCCACGCCGCGACCTGGCACGTGATGGCCGCGGCCGTCGACGCCGGCGCGGTGCTGGCCGAGCGCTGGTTCCCGATCCGGCCGCACTCCACCGGGCTGTCCCTGACCTACGAGACCGCCGAGGCCGGCATCGCGCTGTTCGGCGAGCTCGCCGACCGGTTCGCCGCGGGCGAGCTGCCCGACCCGGTCGACACCTCCGGCCGCGAGCGGCGCTTCTTCCTGCAGGCCGACCGGATGGCGGGCGGCGGGCTGGTGCACGCCGGCTGCTCGGCCGCCGAGGCCGAGCGCACCGCGAAGGCGATGGACTTCGGCTCGTTCCCCAACCCGCTGGGCCTGCCCGCGCTCGTCACGCCGCTGGGGGCGGTGTTCGCCCGGCAGATGCGCATCGTCGGGCGCTCCGGCGGGCGACCGGACACGATCGTCGCGTCCGTCACGGGGGGCTCGATCACGCTGTCGGCCCCCGACGACGACCTCGTCGTCGGGGAGTTCCTGGCCGCCGACGGCAGCGCGCTGTCCGGTCGCGCCGCCGCCCAGCGCCTCGGGCTGACGGCCGGGGCGAAGCTCCCCGCCGCGTCGCCGGAGCAGCTCGCGGCGATCACCGGCGCGGTCGCCCCGCTGCGCCGCCACGAGCCGTGGTGGCGCCGACGCCTCGCCGACGTCGTGTCGCTGCCCGTCCCCGCGCGGGACTTCTCCGCCGCCGACTCGTACTACGGCCGGTTCGAGCTGGCCTACCGCCCGTCGTCGCCGGAGGAGACCCGGACCGTCGTCCAGGCGTTCCTCGCGGTCGTCGCGCGGCGGACCGGCGCGCGGGCGTTCGACGTCGCCTGGTCGACCTCGGAGATGCTCGCCCGGCACCACGCCGCGCACGGTCTCGCCGCGTTGCGGGTGCCGGTGCGCTTCGACGCCACCGACCCGCGGGCGCTCACCGACGCCGTCGCGCAGGCGGGGGCGAAGCTCGGCTTCGCCGCCGACCTGGAGATCCGCAGCGGCCTCGCCCCCCGCCCGCTCGGCACCGACGGCCCCACCTTCACCCGCGCCGTGGTGCTGGAGCGCGCACCGGGCGAGGAGGCGTCGATCGACCCCGACACCGAGGTCGCGCTGGTCTGCGTGCCCGGCGAGGCGCCGATGGTGTGCGTCCGGGCGACCTGGATGGACTCCGACGCCGCGCTGGAGTTCGCCGACGAGGTCGAGGAGACGGCGCTGCGCGCGCTGCTGCACGGGGACGGGATCGCCGTCGCGGGGATCCCGGTGGACGAGCCCGTCCCCGCCGGAGCGACGACCGCCACCGTGCTGGAGCAGTTCACGGCCGCCGCGACCCTGCGTCCGGCGGCCCCGGCCGTCCGGTGCGGCGAGCGCACCCTGACCTACGCCGAGCTCGACGCGTGGGCCGATGCCGTCGCCGCGCACCTCTACGACACCGGTGTCGGCGCCGGGTCCGTCGTCGGGATCATGACCGACCGCGGCCCCGAGCTGCTGCCCGCGATGCTGGGCGTCCTGCGCACCGGCGCCGCCTTCCTCCCGCTCGACCCGACCTATCCGCGCGAGCGCCTCGCCCGCTACGTCGAGGTCGCGCGCGCCGAGCTCGTCCTCACCGACGCCCGCACGTTGGAGCTGGGCCGCGCGCTCGGCCCGGCCGTCGCGGTGCCGCGCAACGACGGCTCGGCGATGGCGTGCCCGCCGGTGCCGACCGTCGACGATCTCGCGTACGTGCTGTTCACCAGCGGCTCGACCGGCGAGCCCAAGGGCGTCGAGATCGAGCACGGCGCGCTGGGCAACTTCCTCGGCGGCATCGGCCCGGTGCTCGGCGTCTCCGCGGGCGACCGGGTGCTCGCCCACACCACGTCCGCCTTCGACATCTCGCTGCTGGAGCTGCTGCTGCCGCTGACCGTCGGCGGCTGCGTCGTGCTCGCGTCGCGGGAGGTGGCGCGCGACCCGCAGCGCCTCGCCGAGCTCACCACCGGCACCGACTTCGCCCAGGCGACGCCGAGCATGTGGCGGCTCCTGCTGGAGACCGGCTGGACGCCGCACCCCGGCCTGACCGTGCTGTCCGGCGGCGAGGCGCTGCCGCCGCAGGTGGCGCAGCGACTCGTCGGGCCGGCCGCCGCGCTGTGGAACCTCTACGGGCCCACCGAGGCGACGATCTGGGTGTCGTGCCACCGGGTGCGCGAGGTCGGTGGCTTCCTGCCGCTGGGCGAGCCGCTGCCCGGGCTCGCCCTGCACGTGCTCGACGAGGAGCTGCGTCCCGTCGCGCCCGGCGGGACCGGCGACCTGTTCGTCTCCGGCGTCGGCCTGGCCCGCGGGTACGCCCACCGCCCCGCCCGCACCGCGGAGGTGTTCGGGAACCACCCGCGCACCGGGGTGCGTCAGTACCGCACCGGCGACCAGGTCCGGCTGCACGACGACGGCGCGCTGGAGTGGCTCGGCCGCGCCGACGCCCAGGTCAAGGTGCGGGGCAACCGCATCGAGCCCGCCGAGATCGAGCGGGCGCTGGAGGGCCGGGCCGACGTCACCGCGGCCGTCGTCGTCGCCGTGGCGTTCGAGGGGCGCGGGGAACCGCAGCTCACCGCGTACCTCGTGGCGGACGGGACGCCGGCGAAGACCGACCTCGACGCGACCGTCCGGCTGACCCTGCCCGAGTACATGGTGCCGACGGTCTACGTGCCGATCGACGCCCTGCCGCTCACCGGCAACGGGAAGACCGACCGCGCGCGGCTGCCGGTGCCGACGCGGGAGACGATCATCCGGAGCGGGGCGGCGGCCGTGGCTGCCGTTCCCGCCGCGCCGATCGCCGCCGCGCCGACTCCAACCGCACCCGCCCCTGCCACGCCCACGGCCCCCGTGTCCGTCCCGACCGCGGCCCCGTCGGCCGTCGCGGCCGTCGCCGGGCCGTCCGTGACCGCCGGGCCGCCGGCCGAGCGCCCCGGCGCCGCGCTGGCGCGGATCCTGGGCGAGGTGCTCGGCGTCGACCCGCTCGGCGACGAGGACAACTTCTTCGACCTCGGCGGCGACTCCGCCAACGTGACGATCGCGGCCACCGCGCTCGGTCGGGAGCTGGGCGTCGAGGTGAGCCCGACGGCGATCTTCGCCACCGGCACCCCCGCGAAGCTGGTGGGGCTGCTGGGCCTGGACGCCGAGTCCGGGGCCGGGCCCGAACCGGCCCCGGTTCCCGAGCCGGCCGCGCCGCAGGAGCGCTCCGGTGACGCCGTCGCGATCATCGGGATGGCCTGCCGCTTCCCCGGTGCCGCGACGCCCGACGAGTTCTGGGCCAACCTGGCCGCCGGCCGCACCCACGTCGGCGACGCGCCGGCCGGGCACCGCGGCTGGGCCGGGCTCTGGACCGAGGGCGACGAGGTGCCCTCCGGCTGGGTCGACGGCGTCGAGCTGTTCGACGCGGCCCGGTTCGGCATCTCCGAGCGCGAGGCCCGCCGCCTGGACCCCCTGCAGCGGATGCTGCTGGAGGTCACCGACGAGGCGCTGGAGAGCTGCGGGCACGACAGCCGCACGCTGGGACGCAACACCGGCGTCTTCGTCGGCACGATCGCCAGCGACTTCCCGGAGATCGTCGCGGCGAGCATCGGCCACGCCGACCCGCACACCGCGACCGGCACCGCGATCTCCATGCTGGCCAACCGCCTCTCCCACACCTTCGACTGGACCGGTCCCAGCTCGACCGTCGACACGGCGTGCTCGTCGTCGATGGTGGCGCTGCAGCAGGCCGCGCTGCAGCTGCGCGCGGGCGAGATCGACGCCGCCGTGGTCGGCGCGGCGAACCTGATCCTGACACCGTCGAAGACGCGGTCGTTCAAGCGCAACGGGATGCTGTCCCCGCGCGGGGTCTGCCGGGCCTTCGACGACGGCGCCGACGGCTACGTCCGCGGCGAGGGCGCGGGCGCGCTCGTGCTCAAGCGCCTCGCCGACGCCGAGCGCGACGGCGACCCGGTGCTCGCGGTCGTCCGCGGCGTCGCCGTCAACCACACCGGGGCGAGCTCCGGGTTCCTCACCGCGCCCAGCGCGACCGCGCAGACCGAGGTGATCCGCCGGGCGCTGACCGCGGCGGGCGTGCCCGAGGGCGGCCTCGGCTACATCGAGGCGCACGGCACCGGCACCCAGCTCGGCGACCTCATCGAGCTGGAGGCCCTGCACGCGGTGCTCGGCGGGGCGGCGCGGGCGTCGGTGGCGGTCGGGTCGGTCAAGACCAACGTCGGGCACCTGGAGCCCGCGGCCGGGATGGCCGGGCTGATCAAGACGGTGCTGGCGCTGCAGGCGGGGTCCGTCCCCGCGTCGGCGAACCTGGAGGTGCCGAACTCGCGGTTCCGGTTCGAGGAGTCGGCGCTGTTCGTGCCGGACCGGACGGTGCCGTGGGCCGGTCCGCGGGTCGCGGGCGTGAGCAGCTTCGGGTTCGGCGGCGTCAACGGGCACGTGGTGCTCGCGGGCGCCCCGGGCGTCCCGGACGGCGTCGAGGGGCCGGGGCTGCTGACGCTCTCGGCGGGCTCGGCGGAGTCGCTGCACGTGCTCGTCGAGCGACTCGTCCTGCTGCTGCGCTCACCGCACTGCCCACCGCTGGCCCCGCTGTGCGCCGCGAGCAGGCGCCGGGCCCCCGCCGCGCACCGGTTCGCGTGCGTGGTGGAGAGCCTGGAGCAGCTCGAGGACAAGCTGATGCTGTTCCTGGCGGGTGCGCGCACGAGCCGCTCGTCCTACGCGGGTACCGCGGCCCCCGGCACCCGCCGGACCGCGCCGCTGCCCGTGGCGGGCGACCGCGCCGCGCTCGACCTGCTGGCCCGGCGCTTCGCCGACGGCGAGGACCTGGCCCCCGACGGCGCACGGGCGGGAGTGCGGTTCCCGACCGCGCCGCACGAGCCGACCCGGTTGTGGCTGGAGCCCGCGGCCCCCGCGGCGTGGACCGCGCCGGGTGAGCCCGACGGGACGGGCGGGCTGGTGTGGAGCCGGCTCACCGAGGCCGACGAGCACGTCGTCCTCGGCGAGGAGACGCTGCCCGGCGCCGCCTACCCGGGCAAGGTCGCGGCGCTGCTCGGCCGGACCGCGTTCGGGCTCGAGGACATCACGTTCCGCGCGATCGTGCGGCCCCCGACCCGGCTGACCGGCCGCGTCGACGGTGCGGCGGTCGTCTTCCGCGACGGCTCCGGCGCCATGACCTGCGACGCCGAGCTCGGCTCCCCCGCCGATCCCCGGCCCGACCTGGTGCCGCCCGGCCTCGCCGGGTTCACCGCCGTCGACCTCGACCGGACCTACCGCTCCTTCGAGCGCGACGGCCTGCGCTACGGCCCCGGCTTCCGCTGCGTGCGGGAGCTGCACACCGCGCCCGGACAGGCCGTCGGGACGCTGGAGGGCGGGACCGACACCGAGCCCGTCGACGCCCGGCTGCTCGACGGCGCGTTCCAGGTGGCGCTCGCCGCCTGCGGCGCGCAGGGGCTGTACGTGCCCTTCGCGGTGGCGCAGCTGTCGGTGCTCGGCCCGATCCCCCGCCGCGCCCGGGTGTACGCCCGGCGCGAGGGCGGCGGCGGTGACCTGGTCACCGCGAGCCTGGTCGTGCTCGACGGCGACCGCCCCGTCGTCCAGGTGCACCGCATGACCTGGAAGCGGATCACCGCGGCCCGCACGGCGGACGGCCCGGCCGCAGCGGCCGGGCCGACCGGCGCCACCCCGGCGACGGCCGGCACTCCCGTGCAGCCGGGCGGGGCGAACGGCACTCTCGTCCAACCGGGCGGATCGAACGGCACTCTCGTGACGGGCGTGGGACCGGGGGGCCCGGCCGGGACAGCGGCCCTCGTCCCGCCGGCGCGGCGGGGGCCGAACCTCGTCGAGGCCGTCACCCACTGGGTGGCGGAGAGCCTGGAGGTCGACGCCGACGACCTCGAGCCCGACGTGCCGCTGCAGGAGCAGGGGCTCGACTCCATGCTCGCCGTCTCGCTCGCCCAGGACCTCCGGGCCCGCCTCGGCGTGGAGATCCCGGTGACGCTGGTGCTGGAGGTCGGCACGATCGAGGCGCTGGTCGAGGAGCTGCGCACGGAGTACGGCGTGACCGGGGCGCCGAGTGAGCCGAGTGAGCAGGAGCCTGCGCCCGAGGTGGTGGCGGCGCCGGAGCCGGCCGCCCCCGTCCGCTCGTTACAGGTCGCGGCCGAGCCCGCTCCCGTCACCGACCGCCACGACATCGCGATCGTCGGCATGGACGGGGTGTTCCCCGGCGCAGCCGACGCGGACGCCCTGTGGGACGTCCTGATCGGAGAGCGCGACTGCCTGCGCGAGGTCCCGGCCGAGCGCTGGAACCTCGACGAGTACTACTCCGACGACGCGACGCCGGGCACGGTCTACCTGCGTCGCGCCGGGTTCGTCGACGACCTCACCGCCTTCGACGCCCCGTTCTTCCGCATCGCCCCCAACGAGGCGAAGTGGATCGACCCCCAGCAGCGCCACCTCGTGCAGTCGGCGTGGCGGGCGATGGAGGACGCGGGCCTCTCGGGCCGCACCGAGGGCCGGGCGGTGGGCGTCTACGTCGGCGCCAGCTACCAGCACTACCGCGACCAGGTCGTCGGTGACGTCGTGCAGACCGCGGCCGGGCTCGGCAACCACAACGCGATCCTCGCCAACCGCGTCAGCTACTTCCTCGACCTGCACGGGCCGAGCATGACGATCGACACGCTCTGCTCGTCGTCGCTGGTCGCCCTGCACACCGCCGTCCGCAGCCTGCGCGACGGCGAGTGCGAGGCGGCCGTCGTGGCCGGGGTGCACATGGCGATGTCACCGCAGTACTTCCAGCTCGGCTCGCGGCTGCGGTCGTTCTCGCCGACCGGGTCGTCGCGGGCGTTCGACAACGACGCCGACGGGTTCGTGCCCGGCGAGGGCGTCGTCACGATGATCCTCAAGCCCCTCGTCGACGCCCGGCGCGACGGCGACCGGGTGCACGCGGTGATCAAGGGCACCGCGGTCAACCACGGCGGGCGCACCAACGGCCTGACCGTGCCCAACAGCACCGCCCAGCACGACGTCGTCACCGCGGCCCTGCGCGACGCGGGCGTCGAGCCGGACACCATCGCGATGCTGGAGGCGCACGGCACCGGGACACCGCTGGGCGACCCCATCGAGGTCGACGGCCTCACCCGCGCCTGGCGCCGGCACACCGACCGCACCCAGTTCTGCGCGATCGGCTCGCTCAAGACCAACATCGGGCACCTGGAGCCCGCCGCCGGACTGGCCGGCCTGACCAAGATCCTGCTCGCGCTGCGGCACGAGACGATCCCGCCGACCCTGCACGTCGACCGCCCCAACGACCACATCCGCTTCGAGGAGACCCCGTTCTACCCGGCGACCGGCCCGGTCCCGTGGCTGCGCGGCGGGGCCCCGCGCCGGGCCGCGCTGTCCGCGTTCGGGATGGGCGGCGTCAACGCGCACGTCGTCATCGAGGAGGCTCCGGCCCGCGAGACCGTCGCCGAGATCGAGGGCGAGAGCCACGTCCTGCGGCTCACCGCGCCGACCGAGGACGGCGTCCGCGCACTGGCCGGGCGCTACGCCGAGCACGTCACCGGGCACCCGGGGACGGGCCTGGGCGACCTCACCTACACCGCCAACACCGGCCGGACGCCGCACCGCTTCCGGACCGCTGTGGTGGCCGGGACCCGTGACGAGCTCGTCGCGGCGCTGGGCGCGGTCGCGTCCGGCACGACCCCGGTCGTCAAGCACAGCCACCGCCCCGCTCCCCCGGTGACGTTCCTGTTCACCGGCCAGGGCTCGCAGTACGCGGGCATGGGGCGCGCGCTGTACGCGACCGAGCCGGTGTTCCGGGACGCGATCGACGAGTGCGCGCAGCACCTCCCGGGGCTCACCGACCTGCTGCACGGCGAGCGCTCGGCGGAGCTGACCCGCACCGACCACGCCCAGGCCGGCATCGTCGCCACGCAGGTGGCGCTGGTGCGGCTGCTCGCGGCGTGGGGGGTGCGGCCCGACCACGTCGCCGGGCACAGCGTCGGCGAGCTGACGGCGGCCTGGGCGGCGGGCGTGCTCACGCTGCCCGACCTGCTGCGGCTGGTCGCGCAGCGCGGCGCGGCGATGAACGCGCAGCCCTCGACCGGGTCGATGGCGGTCGTGCACGCCGACGCCGACGCCACCGCGGCGGCACTGGCGGGCTTCGGTGACCTGGAGATCGCGGCGCACAACTCGCCGACGAACACGACGGTCAGCGGGCCCGCGGAGTCGCTCGCGCGGTTCCGGGCGGCGTGCGCGCACCCCGTCACGCCGCTGACGGTCAGCCACGCGTTCCACTCCGCGGCGATGGCGGGGGCGGTCGAGCCGTTCGCCGAGGCCCTCGCCGCCACGACGCTGCGGGCCCCGGTGATCCCGTTCGCGTCCACGCTCACCGGCGCGCTGCACACGCCGGAGTCGGCCGCGGACCCCCGGTCCTACGCCGAGGCGATCCGGCGACCGGTGCTGTTCGCGCCGGCCGTCCGCGCGCTGCACGAGGTGGCGGGCGACGGTCACACCTGGTGGGAGATCGGTCCGCACCCCGTGCTGGCCCCGCTCACCGGGCAGCTCCTGGCCGGGGTATCGCGCACCGCCCCGACCTGCCGCACCACGCTGCACCGCACCGGCGGCGCCGCGCACCTGCACCAGAACCTCGTGGCCCACCACAACGGCGGGGCCACCCAGGTCGACCTGGCCGGGCACCACGCCGGCAAGCCGCACCGCACGGTGTCGGCGCCGACGTACCCGTTCGACCGCCGCCCGCTCTCGGCGCTGCCCTCTCCCACCACCGACGACGAGGCCGGGCACCCGTTCTTCGATCGTCTGTTCTCCCGAAGCGAGGAATCGTGA
- a CDS encoding aromatic ring-hydroxylating oxygenase subunit alpha: MSSPSSMFDRIGDQDPERPYFETGGTGRSHEFYTGEEQHRREMAQIYGRRWLPVDHVSRLSEKGSYTTLDIGTGSVLLMHGDEGIRGYHNYCRHRGYKLVEEPQGKRQSVVCLYHCWVYDRNGGLKSNNGTYFDHFFDREENGLITIRTEIRFGIVFVAFSEDAPDLDESLGEFGAFAEAYELADLEVVQWKDYPVASNWKLVAHNVNESLHFPTAHKDLHRVTDFDDAGTYELTGDIVGAWQVIRDKYNSVSMTGTSARSPIPSVPEGDLQKINWITIMPNLLFGFTADYVMAQWVWPEGPGTCTVRHFWLFHPSETRKEDFSHEAVFALWDKANYEDWELCERTHRGLSNPMWSPGQLSLDEEVVAQIDAWVARETAPAEREQGARP, translated from the coding sequence ATGTCCAGCCCGTCCAGCATGTTCGACCGCATCGGCGACCAGGATCCGGAACGGCCCTACTTCGAGACGGGCGGAACCGGTCGGTCGCACGAGTTCTACACCGGTGAGGAGCAGCACCGCCGCGAGATGGCGCAGATCTACGGCCGCCGCTGGCTGCCCGTGGACCACGTCTCCCGATTGTCGGAGAAGGGGTCGTACACGACCCTCGACATCGGGACGGGATCCGTTCTCCTGATGCACGGCGACGAGGGGATCCGCGGTTACCACAACTACTGCCGGCACCGCGGGTACAAGCTGGTGGAGGAGCCGCAGGGCAAGCGGCAGAGCGTGGTCTGCCTCTACCACTGCTGGGTCTACGACCGCAACGGCGGACTGAAGAGCAACAACGGCACGTACTTCGACCACTTCTTCGACCGGGAGGAGAACGGGCTCATCACGATCCGGACCGAGATCCGGTTCGGCATCGTGTTCGTCGCCTTCTCCGAGGACGCCCCCGACCTCGACGAGTCCCTCGGCGAGTTCGGGGCGTTCGCGGAGGCCTACGAGCTGGCCGACCTCGAGGTCGTCCAGTGGAAGGACTACCCGGTCGCGTCGAACTGGAAGCTGGTGGCGCACAACGTCAACGAGAGCCTGCACTTCCCGACGGCGCACAAGGACCTGCACCGTGTCACCGACTTCGACGACGCGGGCACCTACGAGCTGACCGGTGACATCGTCGGCGCCTGGCAGGTCATCCGGGACAAGTACAACTCCGTGTCGATGACCGGCACGAGCGCCCGGTCCCCGATCCCGAGCGTGCCGGAGGGCGACCTCCAGAAGATCAACTGGATCACGATCATGCCGAACCTGCTGTTCGGCTTCACCGCCGACTACGTGATGGCGCAGTGGGTGTGGCCCGAGGGGCCGGGCACCTGCACGGTGCGGCACTTCTGGCTGTTCCACCCGTCGGAGACGAGGAAGGAGGACTTCTCGCACGAGGCCGTGTTCGCGCTGTGGGACAAGGCCAACTACGAGGACTGGGAGCTGTGCGAGCGCACACACCGCGGCCTGTCGAACCCGATGTGGTCACCGGGTCAGCTCTCGCTCGACGAGGAGGTCGTCGCCCAGATCGACGCCTGGGTGGCGCGCGAGACCGCCCCGGCCGAGCGGGAGCAGGGGGCCCGGCCGTGA